From the Comamonas sp. lk genome, the window CCTCCAGTACGGTCTTTCGACCCAACGCAAGCGTTGGCCTTACGGCTTGTACCAGCGACGGTCTGGCGCACTTCACGGCGAGCATTATCTCCCGTTCACAAAGAGCCTGCACAGAACTCACGTCTAAACTGCTCAGGCGGCAGGCCTGACTCGCGCTGAAACATGGCAATAAAGGCCGAAGGCGTGCTGTAACCCAGGTCATAAGCAATGCTTTGCACCGTGTGGCCGGCCTCCAGCGCATCGATGGCGCGCAGATAGCGCATACGCTGGCGCCACTCCCCCAGACTCATGCCCAGCTCGCTCTGGCAATGGCGCGCCAGCGTGCGCTCCGTCATGTGCACGGTGGCCGCCCAGGCGGCCAGACTGCGGTGATCGTCGGGCTGCGCCTGCATGGCATCGAGCACCTGCACCAGGGCCGGGTGACGGGCCACGGGCAAAAAGCTCAGCTCCAGCGGCGTGGCTTTCAGTTGGTCGTGCACCACCTGGGCCAGCCGCAGATCGGCCTCGGCCACTGGAATCTGCACATCACGCAGGCCGAAGTCGGCCAGAACGGCCTTGACTATGGGCCCTATGCGCATGCAGCCCGCCGCGCTGGGCAGGCTCTCGCACAGCTGGGGCGCCAGATAGACCGAGCGGTACTGCACGGCATGCTGCAGATAGCAGCTGTGCACCACACCGGGCGGAATCCACACCCCATGCTGCGGCGGGCACAGAATCAGGCCCGAAGGCACTTCCATGCTCAGGCTGCCATGGGAGGCGTAGTTCAGATGCCCCCAGCGATGGCTGTGCGGCGGCGCTTCGCTATGGGCGCCGAACTCGTCGTAGCGAAAGTAGTAGCTGCCTTCCACCTTCTCCGTATCCAGAATCGCCACCGTATGGCGTTGCACGGCATGAGTCGCTGAAGTCATGGCATTCGTCCGGCTTGCGTTATGGTTTGTCTCAAATGCGTTATGCACTTTAAAACCGTCAAGCGCATGATAAGCCTCCACAAGGAGTCTTCATCATGGGTGCATATGCATTACCGCTGGGCGCGGTGCTGATCTGGTCGATCAACACCGTGGTCAGCAAGCTGGCTGCCGACAGCATCAGCGCCGCCGAGATCGGCTTTTTCCGCTGGCTGGTGGCCGCAGTGTTGTTCACACCGTTTCTGCTGCCGTCCATCTGGCGCCAGCGCGCCGATATCAAACCGCAACTGCCCAAAATCATCGCCCTGGGCGTGCTGGGCATGGTGATCTACCAGACCATGGCCTATTACGCGGCCCACTACACCACGGCCACGCACATGGGCATCATCGGCTCACTGACACCCATGCTGGTGCTGGCTCTGGCCACGGTGATGCTGGGTCAGCAACTGACCCGCGGCGCCATCTGGGGCTCGCTGCTAGCCATTGCCGGCGTGGCCCTGGTGGTGTCTTCCGGCAAGCCCGCGCAGCTGCTGTCCGAAGGACTGAATCTGGGCGATGCCATGATGTTTCTGGCCATGTTGTCCTACGCGGTCTACAACATCTTGCTCAAGCGCTGGCCCATGCCGCGCCTGTCAACGCTGCAACTGCTGTATCTGCAAATACTGGTGGCCGTGGCCGTGCAGCTGCCGCTGTATCTGATCTCGCCCAAGACGGGGCTGAACGCCAGCAATCTGCCGCTGGTGGGC encodes:
- a CDS encoding helix-turn-helix transcriptional regulator; the encoded protein is MTSATHAVQRHTVAILDTEKVEGSYYFRYDEFGAHSEAPPHSHRWGHLNYASHGSLSMEVPSGLILCPPQHGVWIPPGVVHSCYLQHAVQYRSVYLAPQLCESLPSAAGCMRIGPIVKAVLADFGLRDVQIPVAEADLRLAQVVHDQLKATPLELSFLPVARHPALVQVLDAMQAQPDDHRSLAAWAATVHMTERTLARHCQSELGMSLGEWRQRMRYLRAIDALEAGHTVQSIAYDLGYSTPSAFIAMFQRESGLPPEQFRREFCAGSL
- a CDS encoding DMT family transporter, whose amino-acid sequence is MGAYALPLGAVLIWSINTVVSKLAADSISAAEIGFFRWLVAAVLFTPFLLPSIWRQRADIKPQLPKIIALGVLGMVIYQTMAYYAAHYTTATHMGIIGSLTPMLVLALATVMLGQQLTRGAIWGSLLAIAGVALVVSSGKPAQLLSEGLNLGDAMMFLAMLSYAVYNILLKRWPMPRLSTLQLLYLQILVAVAVQLPLYLISPKTGLNASNLPLVGFAGIMASIAAPLLWMKAVQSIGPGRSSMFFNLIPIFTAIMAYGVLQEPLAGYHAIGGVMTVGGLLLAELWKQPLRAPRTSIAQA